The sequence TTGAGGGTTTAGTGTTTAGTGTAAAGCTGGtgttccttttcttctcttacCTTGTTGGGAACTGAGGATTGGGCTCTGGTTGCTAATCATTTGTTCAAATATTAGGAGAAGGATTAATGATTCAAATCCTTCCAAGGGTATTGATTGTTGCTTTTTTCGAGCGCGCATGAGAAGAAGCTGCAAAACAGTTAAGTTTCTCGAGGGTTTATCTTTCAAGGGAAGTAATCTAGTTTCTCTCTTAACCTTATGTTTAATTGTTTGCAATAATTGCTCTCTAAGATCTTGGGTTTCTTACGCTTTAACTGTCGAGCATCTGTGTTTGATGTTCCTTGCCTTGAATCCTTAACTTCCTAAGTATTGCTCTAATGGTCTAGGATTTAGACTTAGTAAgcactcaagtatttcttccCATAAGTTTCCCTGGGCCCTAAGAGGTTGGGTTCTGTTAATCCAATTCCCCAAGGATCTAAATACTATTTATAGGCTTGCACTACCCCTAGTAACAACACCTTGCTTCTTCCCTGATTTCAATTATCTGTGTTTACAGTCTTTGTGTTCTAACAATATGAGTGCCCAACTTAATGCTAATACTTCTCGCAATAACAACTTCTCCCCTATTGTTGTGAATAAGGGCAGGTTTACCTTTTGTTTGGAAATGAATGAAACTAGGATCTCTACATCAGCCTTCGGCTCCAGTATGCAAAACCATTTTGAGGATTAATGTCTGGTGGGTAGGATCTTTGGGAAGTCTGTGTCAAGGAGAGTGATTAGTGTTGAGAACACTCAGAAGAAACTATAACACACAGGCTTGAATGAAAAGTTCTTAATTCATTGATAACAAACTGCATGCTTATAAAGCCTTTTACAAAGAGATAACATCAAAATAACAGCCCACGCTTGCAACACCCTAAAACGTGGTAACAGACTAAGAGGAATTcgtcaaaaacacaaacaactAGTCCTTAAAGAATAGGACTTATTAACAGACTGATTAACTAAAAGATCGGAATAATAAACTGTTAACCTCTAACAATCTATCATGTGATTAGGCATCACCTAAAAAATGACTGGAAGTGCCTCCAGCGTGATGTGTTTATTGATCACATTGGGAGGGAGTGGTACAAAGTGGAGTTTTTCTATGAAAGGATATTGAGTATGTGCTCGAGAACAGACCTTGGTTTGTTCAAGGACAGATATTTGCAATGAAGCATTGGTCCCCTGAGTTCTCTCCCTTCAATGCCACGGTGGACTCTATAATGAGTTAGGTTAGAATTCCTTTTCTGCCTTTGCATTATAAAGATGAGGATGTACTTAGAGATTTGGTGGCCATTCTTGGCACCCCAATTCAGGTGGATGAGGAGTCTCTCCTTGGGAGACCGGGAATGTTTGTGCGAGCTTGTTTGGAGTTGGATCTTACCAAACTGTTGAAGAGGTGTCTAGTCTTATGTGATGTTgggaaagaaattaaaagcttTATTAGTTATGAAGCTCTTTGGGAAATTTGATTCTATTGTGGCCAAAAGAAGGAGGAAGTTAATGAATGCCCTATGAATGTGCCAAATAGGAACTTTCTTCAAGTTGAAAGGCTAGAGAATGAGCCTGATGTGTATCATATTGATACGGAGCTTGATGAGGATATGCAACAGAAAATTGTTAAGGTAAAGATGATCAAGGTAATTGGATTAAGCTTCCTTTCTTGGgaaatattttcattgaaCCCTTTAGGAAATGTTTTTACACAGTCAAACCCTATTGCTAGCTCTAATATCCAGGACTTTATAAGTGTGATTGAACCTGGTATTTCTAGCTAGGACAACTCTAAGCTTATGGCTGATATTTCTGAGTTGGAAATCTTTGAAGCGGTTAGAAGTATCGGTGCTCTCAAAGCCCCTGGCCCTGAAACACGTGCAATTTTATTCCATCAGTTCTGGGCTGAGATTAAGCACCTTCTTATTCAGCTTGTTAAGATTTTCGTTGTGAATAACCTTCCTCTCAACTCTATAAACCACACCAACATTGCTTTGATTCCTAAGGTTGACAACCCTGaagttgtaaattattttaggTCTATCAGTCTCTGCAATGTGGTTTACAATTTTATTACTAAAATCATCATTACTGGACTTAGGCCCATCCTTTCTAAGTGCATCTCTCTAAATCAAGGTGCCTTTGCACTTGAGAGGTCTATTTTTGACAATATCTTAATTGCTCATTGTAGGGGCTTTTTCGTTCCGGCAACTACTGCGGGCTTGAGCTGTTGTAAAGAGCCAAATGTGTGAAAATTGCACCTAGGTCTGAGTTCAAAAATTAGACCCTAAGAATGCTTAAAAAATGTAGCTAAGCCTTAGGAAGcaccttggttaccttcacaAGCAAAACTAACAGTTGCTTATAGATAAATacttagcttggcatgagagatttgtggcatggaagcaaagCAGTCATAAGTTTAgcattaaagagagagagggttgtGATTTCCTATGAAAAACAGGGGTTTAAGGTAAGGGGAGAAGGGTATTTTAAGAGGATtcgttgaagagagagagagagagagagagagagagagagagagagagagatgggaagAACAATGGATGTGTTGAGTAATTTTCCCGCAGCCTGACAAAAGCTATGTTAAACTATGGAATAGCTTGCCATAAGAGAGAAATGGGAGGAGATAGAGGAATATGGCATGAAATTGCAGGGCTTCAGAGATGAGAGATAATGCTTACTCTCTAAATGTGGATTGTAGCTAGTGGTGAAGTAGTGGGTGTGGTTGTGTTTAATGGGTAGGAGGTACCTCCTTTTATAGCTGCTAGAAGCTCCtcttttccaagaaaccctaatggtttctctccaattttgccaagtctcccctttcatttctcttctctccctttGATTCATCCCATTTTGTGAAATCTTCCTCTGTCCAAGCACACAAagacaagatttttgggtGTTCTAAGGCTTTCCCGCAACTGCTTCAGTAACAAACTCCCATTTTTGGCTGCCTCATCACCTTCTTTCCTTCCCTTTTTCATGGCAAGAGCTGGTGGGAGAAAGAAATGGGTAAGGGCGCTGGTCTGAAGGGTGCTTCTGCTCTTAGCAACCTGCGCATGCTAATACCCCCTGGTTCTTTGCGCGTTCTACCTTGATGTTTGTTTTTGCCCATGTGCTGGAGCCTCCCAGTAGCTTACATACATGGATATTTTGGCTTTCATCGTGGCTCTTGTTTCCAGCTAGGTACTGGAGATTacagatattttctttagttGCTTAGGCTTTTGGTTAACCCACTAAAGGAATGGGCTAACTCCCTAAAGTGATGGGCTATTTTACTAAGGGAATGGGCTACCTATTTCTCTCATTATGCTTACCCACgtatttgggctcaagaagtaggcttgagttttggggctcccaagcagcccaaaacttccatttctcggctcatcaatgggcctcatgaatGCTTATTACCATTCATACTACAACCCACTCAGCAAGCCTCGGGCAtttgcgtggcttgggcccacttaagcttgtaacGTGGCTagatgtaaaaataatgattttttgCTTGGCATTACATGTGGCTTGGTGTGCTTGAATTTTATCGGCTTTGAAAATGGATATGATGCTTGACGGGATAATTAGCATGGGCTTGTAGAGCCAGTGCCTTTTATAAgctcatttcaattcttagAGTGATGGATtccatatttatttggcatgacACGTGGTCGTGGCTCGTGCAAGCGTGCATGACGAATTTCGTGTGCTCCGAACTGagtcttttcttaataaggtGTCGCATTGGGCGGAaatttatttgggcccaaccttggattttttgggccttaaCACTCATGAATTGTTTAGTGactttaaaaggaaaataggTTCTTTGGGTGCAATGGCACCAAAATTAGACCTTGAGAAAGCTTATGACCTCCTTGAATGGAACTACATAAGAGCTTGTTTAATTAAGTTTGGTTTCAATGTTGACTAGTGCGACATAATTCAACAACCTCCTCAATTCTTCTTAATGGCAACCCTGAGGCCTTCTTTGTCCCTTCTAGAGGTATTAGGAAAGGTGATCCCCTTTCTCCTTATCTCTTTGTTATTTGCATGAAGTCCTTCATCAGGCACCTGAACAACTTAACCATTTggtcaaaaagaaaaatgatatccTTATGGAGATTAAATGGCACCTCCCTCCTACAGCTTggattaaaattaattttgatggGTATGTCATTAATTCTCAAGCTTCCACTGGTTTTGTCATTCAGAATAATGATGGTCATGTGTTATTGGCTGGTGCCAATAACATTGGTGAAAATTCGATAAATGTGGCTGAAGGTGTTGCTTTTCGAGATGGTCTCACTGATGCTATTGATAGAGGTTGGTCAAATTGTGGTTGAAGTTGACTCTAAACTTGTTATTGACAGTGTCCTCAAAAAAGTTACTTCCTCTTGGAGTATCCAACAAATCATTCAGATATCTGGCACCTTAACTCTTCTACAGCTTCTGTTCGATTCCAACATGTGTTTAGGGAGGTAAACTTCACCGCGAGTTGGGCCATGGGCTCTCATCGCAAGTTAGTTGGGAGCTTGGGCTTCCTTTGTCAATCTATtcccctttttattttgacctCTTTGGACTTTTTTGTCCtaggaattttgttttgtaatttcaatttttgcataaaaataaataaataaaatttaaaattaaaatacttgCAGCCCTGAGTCGTATATATGAATCACATTTACAAATCTCACTATTAAAACATTATCTGCATATGTTACAAAGGTTTAGGATCTACTTTAGTTATGGCATATAGGCTTAATTATTGATATCCCTTGAAACTTAATCCGAATCTTTGTCCCTTTAAAACTCATTTGCCTCACTTTATCTTCCGAGAACACAGAATCTCAATTTGCCTATTTCTATTAACTCCATTAAAgaattaatttgtttctttatatgagagttttatttatattgttattacttttttatttttcaagtttaattattattatttatttattttgccaTAATaagctcttttttttctttttctttttttgttttgagtttgcACTCTTAGTTGAAATGTTTATGTTAGAGTGTCTCTGATAGTGAGTGATCTTTAATGGAAGAGCCCtaaattgtcttaattttgatgttagatcaTTCCGTTATTTTAATTGCCCTTTGTGGTAGTAACTTTTTGGACGGAATTATTAATGTAATCCctacatttttaaaaaaaataaaaaattttcattgaatATAATGATGAGGCACAAATAGGGCCCACTTATTTAATGATGTGCTAGCCAAATAGCCACCACATGTACAAAACTTGATAACGAATTACAAtctatataataaaaaaatataagtgatgaaaaatatatattctatCAATATGTCctacattattttattattacttgTAAGGTactaattttaattaattaattcaccaatgtgcttggccaatgaTGCAAGTGCAACATCCACAGCatccccaaacccaaaatcagTGGCATTCGGATGCGCATAAGTGAGACTTGGCATCAAATCTATAATTTCTTCACGCATCATCTTCACCTTCTCGCTCGAAATCTTCAACAGCTCCTCTTCTATTCCTCTACTCGCACTGCTCTTCTCGTCTATGTAAACCGAGTACCTGCTTGCATCTCCAGGCAAATACCATGCATACTGACTGTAAGCCGTGTGACGTGAGAAGAAAACAGGCACGCAACCAGCAAGCACCGAGTCAAACGTTGACCGCCTCGTCGGTGTGTCGCCGGGCGCTTGCAAGCAGAACTGAGAACGCGTCATCACCCTCATGATCTCCCTCGGCTGCAAACACCTTCTTACCCCGTCGGGCCCCTCGCAGTTCAAGAGCTTGCACCGAGTTGACTCACCGCATTGCCTTATGAACTCGTTCCTGATGGCCGCCTTGTTCTTTCTGCGTGCACCGACGAAAGAGAACAGATGGGGCCTCTCCATCAGCCTCATCTTCCTCTGCCACGCCGCCATCTCCCGCCACGTGGACGGATGGAAATAGGAAGGGTAGGGGATGCCGTGTTGGTTTGGTTGCCAAGGATGTCTCTCTATAATCAGCACCGACATGTTTACGGCGGCGGGTAGCTTTAGGAGGGTACCGGGCGTACGAActttggaggaggaggagcaggAGGAACTGGCGTTGCTCATGGTTCGCATGAAATCCCATACGACCGTCCCCAGGGCCATAAAGTGGTCCTTACCATGGTTCCTCTGCCACCAAGGCTGAGCCTGTATGTAGTCAACCAAGCTAAACGTCAGCTCGTCACGGGCCGTGAGGTTGGCTTCACGGTACTTGCTTAGAGCGTCAAAGCCGCCGTAGAAGGGGACGTAGAAGAGGGAGGCGCGTGCGGGATCCTGCGTGCGACACGGGTGGTTCTGTAGTCGCGCGTGGAATATGATCTCCGCCGTGTACTGGTGGGTGGTGTACCAGCTACTAGTGACAGCGGAGTGCCCTCTGCGGGAATAATTAAGTGGCTGGCCGAGGCCGGAATTGGCAACGGCGGGACACATGTTGGCCTTTATGCTTAAGTTGTTGCATTGGCTAAGGAGTCCGAGGTTGAACTGGGGCGGCAAAGTGTATACATAGACTGACATGTTTTTGTCGCACGTGGGGATTTTGAATGGCGATTGTGGTTCAGCAACTTGAGCTTGTTCTCTGACGACGTCGTTTGAAGAAGTGGTGGTTGTTGTGGGCGGGAAGcaaaggaggagaaggagaagccAAGAAGCGgatagaaagagaaaaaggagagCACAGCATCTGACAAGGACGTAGGGAATAGTGTTTAGGGTGAAGAAGTAGTAAAATATTTCTTTGAATTTggagttgttgttgttgctgctgtaTTTCTCTCCCTCCGTCCATGGAAAACTAGGAGGTGCCTGCTTTCGCGAAGACatgaaaaacaacaacaaagaaaaagaagcagcagcagTGGATTAATTGGATAGTAGAGAGAAGAAATTAAACTCTGTGTCTCTTAGTTTTGGATTTGATGGCtacaaataatattatgtGGTGAAGAAATTCATCATCAAGATTGAAAGCTCAAGTGTGGGGTAGGTTCGATATCTTTCCCCTAAAAACGATTGACATGATGTGAAGCTATCTTTTTATATTGTTCTACTGTCACTAGCGGCTGGATGTACAAGTTTTCACTCTAATTAATTACGTGGCcaaaattttcctttcttgGAGGAAAAGCTCCACATATAGTGCGTTATAAGTTTTACTTTATATGCTCCATATGGTgcccttcttttttcctttttgttaaAAAGCAAAACTTAATCATGCCCACATGCAGTACATTTAAATTCAGCTATCTACATTatgggggagggggaggggcTCAATTACCATCATTGGGGTTCAAGCGGGTACCACGAGAGAGTAAACCTTATTAGCGATAGgcttttgttctttgtttaaGTTCTTTCTAAACATTCTTTATTATgatcattttaaaaattatttgctcTTGTCTAGGTGTAgtttattttacattttcttaTAATGCATGacacacatatataaaaataactctttcgttttattttttatcaaaacTCTTAGGGTAACTCTTTCGTTTTCTGGGACAATATAAAAACCGCGTGGGcacagcaaaaaaaaaaaaaagtgtttatACCAGCAAATTAACCCGCCAACTTATGGCGCACCAACTTTTTATCGTTTTTTGGTAAATAGAATGCAGTGAACCAAAACCATAAGCAAAAGTGGAGACGCGAAGCAACAACCACCAGGACAAGGACAAAGCCTGTATCCTAATATGGCGGTGGCAGCAGCTAATAAGTTACCCAACAACCAAACCATTTTCAACCTTTCGTATTGCAAAGTTTCACAAAAACATGAATTGCTTACAATATTCGCAACAAGCccagtttcttgttttttttttttttttttataaattgtcttttatttaattatttttctttcagcAAAAGTATCATCAatagatttttaatttttttagtaatATAATTGGTTCTTATTATGTGCTTCATATCTTAGCCTCTTTCCTCTCTCGATGTCTGCATATATGGACTTTGATTTGGtgacttcttcttccaacaaatcataaattttcatattaaataaatactacAATAAATCCTCAATTTTTAGTCTTATATTAAATcctcaataaataaataaatactacAATAACTCCTCAATTTTTAATCCCATATTACATATAAGAAAGGtatgaacatatatatatttggtatAAAGTTAATATGGtaacatgaaattttttttttaaagagaaagaaaaagaaattcaagttAAATGGGACCGCACGAGTATGGCCCATTTCAATGTGGACTTGGGCTTTGGGCTGGAATCAATTATTTTGATAAATGGACCAGCGCGGCacaattcaattaattaaatgagtgGGCCCGACCCGAATAACTTAATGGCACAAATTAAAATAGACCGGCACAGCATGGCATGACTTGTTTGACACCTTTGCTAAGGAGTGTTACGCCTTGAGTTGGGAGTTGTAACTTGTAAATTAGGCTTGGTGGGTGAGTTCAAAATACAACACTTTGTTCAAGGAAGGAAATTTTAGAGGCCTAGATTGGATTTGATTAAGGAAAGGAAAAGTACCATAGATTGAGTAAGGAAAAGTACCATAGATTGAGTTGATCTTaatatgaagatgaagataagTTAAGAACCACATAACTATCATTTTCCTACGTGTGAGCCATATTCTCTTCCTCCAACACTTCAACCATTGATCACCAGGGCAATTTCCccattattttaaaatccGAAGGATCAAGAGCTCAGATCTCCTTTATGCAAAGCTCCTATTATTATATAACAAAAGTAAAGTGGGGATCGTGATCAGGATTTTCAAGGGAATGCAGTCCTTCCCGTTAAGCCTTTTGCATTGTAAAGTAAAATCTTCTTGCACTTTAGGATACTAGATTTTCTTAAGGTTTTATTTGTCCACTTCAAGTTCATCGTATGGTGCTCTATTATTCTCAACCTGTACAACTTCAAATGGTCCAACAAAGTAGATACGTTTATAGAAGTATTTAGTTAGCACTATCAGTTCTCGGTGGCAAACCCAAGCCAGTTGGCTAGACAATCCAAGGCGATCTTTGAAGTTGTCCAAAGCCAATGATAAGAGACTAGAATGAATTCttagtat comes from Prunus dulcis chromosome 6, ALMONDv2, whole genome shotgun sequence and encodes:
- the LOC117632310 gene encoding probable xyloglucan galactosyltransferase GT17, giving the protein MSSRKQAPPSFPWTEGEKYSSNNNNSKFKEIFYYFFTLNTIPYVLVRCCALLFLFLSASWLLLLLLCFPPTTTTTSSNDVVREQAQVAEPQSPFKIPTCDKNMSVYVYTLPPQFNLGLLSQCNNLSIKANMCPAVANSGLGQPLNYSRRGHSAVTSSWYTTHQYTAEIIFHARLQNHPCRTQDPARASLFYVPFYGGFDALSKYREANLTARDELTFSLVDYIQAQPWWQRNHGKDHFMALGTVVWDFMRTMSNASSSCSSSSKVRTPGTLLKLPAAVNMSVLIIERHPWQPNQHGIPYPSYFHPSTWREMAAWQRKMRLMERPHLFSFVGARRKNKAAIRNEFIRQCGESTRCKLLNCEGPDGVRRCLQPREIMRVMTRSQFCLQAPGDTPTRRSTFDSVLAGCVPVFFSRHTAYSQYAWYLPGDASRYSVYIDEKSSASRGIEEELLKISSEKVKMMREEIIDLMPSLTYAHPNATDFGFGDAVDVALASLAKHIGELIN